The following coding sequences lie in one Hippopotamus amphibius kiboko isolate mHipAmp2 chromosome 7, mHipAmp2.hap2, whole genome shotgun sequence genomic window:
- the SFTPB gene encoding pulmonary surfactant-associated protein B — translation MAKSHLLLWLLLPTLCGPGTAAVQTTSSLACAQGPEFWCQSLEQALQCRALGHCLKEVWGRVEADNLCQECENITRILTKMAKEAIFQDTTRTLLEQECDVLPLKLLVPQCRHVLDTYFPQVIDRLQSLMNPKAVCELVGLCKPGQEPAPPGPLLDKLALPGLPGAPPVRPGPQTQDLFEQRFPIPLPFCWLCRTLIQRIQAVIPKGVLAKTVAQVCHVVPLAAGGICQCLAERYLVILLDRTLPQLVCGLVLRCSSEDGAVPALTTLGSLPGEWLPQDSECQLCLFVATQAGKSREQAMPQAMRQACLGSRLDTEKCKQFVEQRGPQLQTLVSGGGDAHTACQALGTCATPFSPLQCVPSPDF, via the exons ATGGCCAAGTCACACCTGCTGCTGTGGCTGCTGCTGCCCACACTCTGTGGTCCAGGCACCG CGGCTGTCCAGACCACCTCATCCCTGGCCTGTGCCCAGGGCCCCGAGTTCTGGTGCCAAAGCTTGGAGCAAGCATTGCAGTGCAGAGCCCTAGGGCACTGCCTGAAGGAAGTCTGGGGACGTGTGGAAGCT GATAACCTGTGCCAGGAATGTGAGAACATCACCCGCATCCTCACCAAGATGGCCAAGGAGGCCATTTTCCAG GACACGACACGGACCCTCCTGGAGCAGGAGTGTGACGTCCTCCCCCTGAAACTGCTGGTGCCCCAGTGCCGCCACGTGCTGGACACCTACTTCCCGCAGGTCATCGACCGCTTGCAGAGCCTGATG AACCCGAAGGCCGTCTGCGAGCTCGTGGGCCTGTGCAAGCCGGGGCAGGAGCCGGCGCCGCCAGGCCCTCTGCTGGACAAGCTGGCCCTCCCCGGGCTGCCTGGGGCCCCCCCGGTGAGGCCTGGGCCTCAGACACAG GACCTCTTTGAGCAGCggttccccatccccctccccttctGCTGGCTCTGCAGGACTCTGATCCAGCGGATCCAAGCCGTGATTCCCAAG ggtgtgctGGCCAAGACTGTGGCCCAGGTGTGCCACGTGGTACCCCTGGCGGCGGGCGGTATCTGCCAGTGCCTAGCCGAGCGCTACCTCGTCATCCTGCTGGACCGCACGCTGCCCCAGCTGGTCTGCGGCCTCGTCCTCCGGTGCTCCAGCGAGGACGGTGCCGTCCCAG CCCTCACCACTCTGGGGTCCCTGCCAGGAGAATGGCTACCGCAAGACTCtgagtgccagctctgcctgtttgTGGCCACCCAGGCAGGGAAGAGTAGGGAGCAGGCCATGCCACAGGCAATGCGCCAGGCTTGCCTGGGCTCCCGGCTGGACACGGAAAAG TGTAAGCAGTTCGTGGAACAGCGTGGGCCCCAGCTGCAGACCCTAGTGTCCGGGGGCGGGGATGCCCACACCGCCTGCCAG GCCCTGGGGACGTGTGCGACCCCGTTCAGTCCTCTCCAGTGTGTCCCCAGCCCCGACTTCTGA